The following proteins come from a genomic window of Nocardioides albertanoniae:
- a CDS encoding maleylacetate reductase — translation MRFTHESLPQRVRFATGEADAALAAEIDRLGARRVMVIASGREAETAARITSEIPVALRHDEVVMHVPVEVAERARARAAEHTVDAIVCIGGGSTTGLAKAVALTTGLPIVAVPTTYAGSEATDVWGLTSDGTKTTGVDPRVLPGAVVYDASLLATLPGELAVASGLNALAHCVDAMWGPRVDPIDQVFATEGIRGLAAGLPKVARDSAGVEGIEQTLYGAYLAAVSFTSAGSGMHHKICHVLGGMFDLPHAQTHAVVLPHVLAFNAPSAPEAEARMASAFGAASAVEGLAGLRTTLGAPQALKDYGMPEDGIAQAVAPILAAIPDNNPAPVTEANLAALLRAAWAGAHPDKREES, via the coding sequence ATGAGGTTCACACACGAGTCGCTGCCGCAGCGGGTCCGTTTCGCCACCGGCGAGGCGGACGCCGCGTTGGCGGCCGAGATCGACCGGCTGGGCGCTCGGCGGGTGATGGTCATCGCCTCCGGGCGTGAAGCCGAGACTGCCGCCCGGATCACCTCCGAGATCCCGGTCGCGCTGCGCCACGACGAGGTCGTGATGCACGTGCCGGTCGAGGTGGCCGAGCGGGCGCGTGCCCGGGCGGCGGAGCACACCGTCGACGCGATCGTGTGCATCGGTGGTGGCTCGACCACCGGGCTCGCCAAGGCGGTCGCGCTCACCACCGGGCTGCCGATCGTGGCGGTGCCGACGACGTACGCCGGCTCCGAGGCGACCGACGTGTGGGGGCTGACCTCGGACGGGACCAAGACCACCGGGGTGGATCCGCGGGTGCTGCCGGGCGCCGTCGTCTACGACGCCTCCCTGCTCGCCACGTTGCCCGGTGAGCTGGCCGTCGCCAGCGGGCTCAACGCGCTCGCCCACTGCGTCGATGCGATGTGGGGGCCGCGGGTCGACCCGATCGACCAGGTCTTCGCGACCGAGGGCATCCGGGGGCTCGCCGCGGGCCTGCCGAAGGTCGCGCGGGACTCTGCCGGCGTCGAGGGCATCGAGCAGACCCTCTACGGCGCCTATCTGGCCGCGGTCTCGTTCACCTCGGCCGGCTCCGGGATGCACCACAAGATCTGCCACGTGCTCGGCGGCATGTTCGACCTGCCGCACGCCCAGACCCACGCGGTCGTGCTCCCGCACGTGCTCGCCTTCAACGCGCCCTCCGCTCCCGAGGCGGAGGCGCGGATGGCCTCGGCGTTCGGGGCAGCGAGCGCTGTGGAGGGGCTGGCGGGGCTGCGTACGACGCTCGGAGCGCCGCAGGCGCTGAAGGACTACGGCATGCCCGAGGACGGCATCGCCCAGGCGGTCGCGCCGATCCTGGCCGCGATCCCCGACAACAACCCGGCCCCGGTCACCGAGGCGAACCTGGCCGCGCTGCTGAGAGCGGCGTGGGCGGGAGCACACCCCGACAAGCGCGAGGAGAGCTGA
- a CDS encoding type II toxin-antitoxin system VapC family toxin: MTYLLDTNVVSELRRKRPDQAVVRWLAAQRDDDLYVSVLTIGELRKGALKLAVRGDDAVSESLTEWIDGLEQAYQERLLPVTLDVAKRWGALNADRPLPVVDSLLAATAIENGLTVATRNTKDFESTEVDVHNPFPEG; the protein is encoded by the coding sequence ATGACCTACCTGCTCGATACCAATGTGGTTTCCGAGTTGCGGCGCAAGCGTCCTGATCAAGCGGTCGTCAGATGGCTTGCCGCCCAGCGGGACGACGATCTGTATGTTTCGGTGTTGACTATCGGCGAGCTGCGCAAGGGTGCGCTCAAGCTGGCGGTGCGGGGTGACGACGCTGTCTCGGAGTCCTTGACGGAGTGGATCGATGGACTCGAACAGGCTTACCAGGAACGCTTGCTTCCTGTGACGCTCGACGTCGCGAAGCGGTGGGGTGCTCTGAATGCCGATCGACCGTTGCCGGTGGTCGACTCACTGCTTGCCGCGACCGCCATAGAGAACGGGCTCACGGTCGCGACCCGCAACACAAAGGACTTCGAGTCGACCGAGGTCGACGTTCACAACCCCTTCCCTGAGGGGTAG
- a CDS encoding FAD-dependent oxidoreductase, translated as MRDIRVAIVGAGPAGIYAADILTKEHPGARVDVIERLPAPYGLVRYGVAPDHPRIKEIIKALKRVLNQDSIRFIGNVDFGTDLKLDDLKRFYDAVIFATGAMADRDLKIPGVDLPEAYGAADFVSWYAGHPDVSRDWPLEAEEVAVLGAGNVALDVARMLAKPADEQLVTEVSDNVYQGLKKNKAKTIHVYARRGPAHIKFTPMELRELSHSPSVDVIVKEDGFEIDEAGEKAIQGHKATKLVADILLKYMEAPAGEKPHKIIIHMMQNPVEILGEDGHVVALRSEKTEYNGDGTVTGTGEFTDTPVQAVYRAVGYLSEALPDVPFDGDNGVIPNTGGRVLDLTGEHIAGTYVTGWIKRGPVGLIGHTKSDAKETIDNLLQDLDSLAEPELGSPAAVLEHLSGKGVEFTTIEGWEKLDNHERSLGETQGRERIKVVPRDEMIQVSNA; from the coding sequence ATGCGTGACATCCGCGTTGCGATCGTCGGTGCCGGCCCGGCCGGTATCTACGCTGCCGACATCCTTACGAAGGAGCACCCCGGCGCACGCGTCGACGTCATCGAGCGCCTGCCTGCTCCCTACGGCTTGGTCCGTTACGGCGTGGCTCCTGACCACCCACGGATCAAGGAGATCATCAAGGCGCTCAAGCGCGTCCTCAACCAGGACAGCATCCGCTTCATCGGCAACGTCGACTTCGGCACCGACCTCAAGCTCGACGACCTGAAGCGTTTCTACGATGCTGTCATCTTCGCCACCGGCGCGATGGCCGACCGCGACCTGAAGATCCCGGGCGTCGACCTGCCCGAGGCGTACGGCGCCGCCGACTTCGTCTCCTGGTACGCCGGCCACCCCGACGTGTCGCGTGACTGGCCGCTCGAGGCCGAGGAGGTCGCCGTGCTGGGCGCCGGCAACGTGGCGCTCGACGTCGCTCGCATGCTGGCCAAGCCCGCCGACGAGCAGCTGGTCACCGAGGTCTCCGACAACGTCTACCAGGGCCTGAAGAAGAACAAGGCCAAGACGATCCACGTCTACGCCCGCCGCGGCCCCGCGCACATCAAGTTCACCCCGATGGAGCTGCGCGAGCTCTCCCACTCTCCCTCCGTCGACGTGATCGTCAAGGAGGACGGCTTCGAGATCGACGAGGCCGGCGAGAAGGCGATCCAGGGCCACAAGGCCACCAAGCTGGTCGCCGACATCCTCCTGAAGTACATGGAGGCGCCTGCCGGGGAGAAGCCCCACAAGATCATCATCCACATGATGCAGAACCCCGTCGAGATCCTCGGCGAGGACGGTCACGTGGTCGCGCTGCGCAGCGAGAAGACCGAATACAACGGCGACGGCACCGTCACCGGCACGGGCGAGTTCACCGACACCCCGGTCCAGGCCGTCTACCGCGCGGTGGGCTACCTCTCCGAGGCACTCCCCGACGTGCCCTTCGACGGCGACAACGGCGTCATCCCCAACACCGGCGGCCGCGTGCTCGACCTCACCGGCGAGCACATCGCCGGGACGTACGTCACCGGGTGGATCAAGCGCGGACCGGTCGGCCTCATCGGCCACACCAAGTCCGACGCCAAGGAGACCATCGACAACCTCCTCCAGGACCTCGACTCGCTGGCGGAGCCCGAGCTCGGCTCGCCCGCGGCCGTGCTCGAGCACCTCTCGGGCAAGGGCGTCGAGTTCACCACCATCGAGGGCTGGGAGAAGCTCGACAACCACGAGCGCTCCCTCGGCGAGACCCAGGGCCGCGAGCGGATCAAGGTCGTCCCCCGCGACGAGATGATCCAGGTCTCCAACGCCTGA
- a CDS encoding alpha/beta fold hydrolase, whose product MSETYAVERAEGTSFTLTVARAADPEAPTLLIVPAMGMPAGYYDKLIVALVQAGLNVGRMEQRGHEEVGGKTAGWSYDFGYADLVDDIDAAVDRLGELIPASAGAAYIVGHSLGGQTTSAYAALNPGKVAGLVYVASQTPYWRNYGPGFLVASQAMGLIGQVVGHFPGKQLKFAGREARTLMREWSRYARTGRLRFGRPKRDVASLMRELEKPALIVSIEGDWLAPSSTVDEIHRRMPGLDVSRVHLDEDGIDHFKWARRPDSTVAAILDWLPSADFRQSTTPAVEGSTAGR is encoded by the coding sequence GTGAGCGAGACCTACGCCGTGGAGCGTGCCGAGGGCACCAGCTTCACCCTGACCGTCGCCCGCGCGGCGGACCCGGAAGCGCCGACGCTGCTGATCGTGCCCGCCATGGGCATGCCGGCCGGCTACTACGACAAGCTGATCGTCGCCCTCGTCCAGGCCGGCCTCAACGTCGGGCGCATGGAGCAGCGCGGCCACGAGGAGGTCGGCGGCAAGACCGCCGGCTGGTCCTACGACTTCGGCTACGCCGACCTGGTCGACGACATCGACGCCGCCGTCGACCGTCTCGGCGAGCTGATCCCGGCCTCGGCGGGTGCGGCGTACATCGTCGGTCACAGTCTCGGCGGGCAGACCACCAGTGCCTACGCGGCGCTGAACCCCGGCAAGGTCGCGGGTCTGGTCTACGTCGCCTCGCAGACGCCCTACTGGCGCAACTACGGGCCGGGCTTCCTGGTCGCCAGCCAGGCGATGGGCCTGATCGGCCAGGTCGTCGGCCACTTCCCCGGCAAGCAGCTCAAGTTCGCCGGCCGCGAGGCCAGGACGCTGATGCGCGAGTGGTCGCGCTACGCCCGCACCGGCCGTCTCCGCTTCGGTCGGCCGAAGCGTGACGTCGCGTCGCTGATGCGGGAGCTCGAGAAGCCCGCCCTGATCGTCTCCATCGAGGGTGACTGGCTCGCCCCGAGCTCGACGGTCGACGAGATCCACCGGCGGATGCCGGGGCTCGACGTCAGCAGGGTGCATCTCGACGAGGACGGCATCGACCACTTCAAATGGGCCCGCCGGCCCGACTCGACGGTCGCCGCGATCCTCGACTGGCTTCCGTCGGCGGATTTCCGCCAGTCGACGACCCCTGCAGTTGAAGGTTCAACCGCGGGACGGTAA
- a CDS encoding ABC transporter ATP-binding protein, with the protein MSKLLEVDAIDVDYGDFRALHGITLTVAEGETLAVIGANGAGKSTLLKTIAGLLRPSAGQVRFDGHDVSRTPAHRRVREGIALTPEGRRIFGSLTVEENLEVGAHGRRPGPWSLQAVYDTFPLLAELRTRRGAHLSGGEQQATAIGRALMSNPRLLLLDEVSLGLAPVVVADIYQALPAIAEKGTTVLVVEQDLTQALTVADRVQCILEGRTVLEGAKSEVTREQVQAAYFGIDDTRETS; encoded by the coding sequence ATGAGCAAGCTGCTCGAGGTCGATGCGATCGACGTCGACTACGGAGACTTCAGAGCCCTGCACGGCATCACCCTGACCGTCGCCGAGGGCGAGACGCTGGCTGTGATCGGCGCCAACGGCGCCGGCAAGTCGACGCTGCTCAAGACGATCGCGGGTCTGCTCCGACCGAGCGCCGGGCAGGTCCGCTTCGACGGCCACGACGTCTCCCGCACGCCCGCCCACCGCCGGGTCCGCGAGGGCATCGCCCTCACCCCGGAGGGGCGACGTATCTTCGGCTCGCTGACCGTCGAGGAGAACCTCGAGGTCGGTGCCCACGGGCGCCGCCCCGGCCCCTGGAGCCTCCAGGCCGTCTACGACACCTTCCCGCTCCTTGCCGAGCTGCGCACCCGCCGCGGCGCCCATCTCTCCGGCGGCGAGCAGCAGGCGACCGCGATCGGCCGGGCGCTGATGTCCAACCCGAGGCTGCTCCTGCTCGACGAGGTCTCCCTCGGCCTCGCCCCGGTCGTGGTCGCCGACATCTACCAGGCGCTCCCCGCGATCGCCGAGAAGGGGACGACCGTGCTCGTGGTCGAGCAGGACCTCACCCAGGCGCTGACCGTCGCCGACCGGGTGCAGTGCATCCTCGAGGGCCGCACGGTCCTCGAAGGGGCCAAGAGCGAGGTCACGCGCGAGCAGGTCCAGGCGGCGTACTTCGGGATCGACGACACCCGGGAGACGAGCTAG
- a CDS encoding SCP2 sterol-binding domain-containing protein translates to MEALGRWGTPLLATGRGDDVFQPRWLTLALPALLRGATAEPPVELGIETDGLRMVLRIDEDGPHVFVRPDDQPETLLIAPPDVVVGFAAGTISPDQAATAGELRGDPDVLRAVFDITSRRHP, encoded by the coding sequence ATGGAGGCGCTCGGACGCTGGGGGACCCCATTGCTGGCAACGGGGCGCGGCGACGACGTGTTTCAGCCCCGGTGGCTGACCCTTGCCCTTCCTGCTCTGCTCCGGGGCGCGACTGCAGAACCCCCGGTCGAGCTCGGCATCGAGACCGACGGCTTGAGGATGGTCTTACGGATCGACGAAGACGGCCCGCACGTGTTCGTGCGCCCCGACGACCAGCCCGAGACCCTCCTGATCGCTCCCCCGGACGTTGTCGTCGGGTTCGCCGCTGGAACGATCAGCCCCGACCAGGCGGCAACGGCGGGCGAGCTCCGGGGAGACCCGGATGTTCTCCGGGCTGTGTTCGATATCACCTCGCGACGCCACCCATGA
- a CDS encoding branched-chain amino acid ABC transporter permease gives MDWINAVLQGLLLGGQYALLACGLSLIFGVMRIVNLAHGVLAVAAAYLALWLVQQTGMPSFLTLVVVIPVLAAVGYAIQCGLFNAALRHGELSPLLVSFGLAVIGANLLQEIFTADTRKISVGDLATDSVELGQLRLGVFSLLTLVVAVAVIVGLQLYLSHTRIGRAMRATRDDPEAATLMGIDQKHMYALATAIAIGTVALAGVFLGMSTQFSPTYGDLVLIFAFEAVIIGGLGSLWGTLLGGLVLGVAQTVGAQIDPAYGVLAGHLVFLVVLLFRPQGLLPKAVAA, from the coding sequence ATGGACTGGATCAACGCGGTCCTTCAAGGACTCCTGCTCGGCGGCCAGTACGCACTGCTCGCCTGCGGTCTGAGCCTCATCTTCGGCGTGATGCGGATCGTCAACCTCGCCCACGGCGTGCTCGCCGTCGCTGCGGCCTACCTCGCGCTCTGGCTCGTCCAGCAGACCGGGATGCCGTCGTTCCTCACGCTCGTCGTCGTGATCCCGGTGCTCGCCGCGGTCGGCTACGCCATCCAGTGCGGCCTGTTCAACGCCGCCCTGCGCCACGGCGAGCTGAGCCCGCTGCTGGTCTCGTTCGGCCTCGCCGTCATCGGCGCCAACCTGCTCCAGGAGATCTTCACCGCCGACACCCGCAAGATCTCGGTCGGCGACCTCGCCACCGACTCGGTCGAGCTCGGCCAGCTCCGGCTCGGCGTCTTCTCGCTGCTGACCCTCGTCGTCGCGGTCGCCGTCATCGTCGGCCTGCAGCTCTACCTCTCCCACACCCGCATCGGCCGCGCCATGCGCGCGACCAGGGACGACCCCGAGGCGGCCACGCTGATGGGCATCGACCAGAAGCACATGTACGCCCTCGCCACCGCGATCGCGATCGGCACCGTCGCGCTGGCCGGCGTCTTCCTCGGCATGTCGACGCAGTTCAGCCCGACGTACGGCGATCTGGTGCTCATCTTCGCCTTCGAAGCCGTCATCATCGGCGGCCTCGGCTCGCTGTGGGGCACGCTCCTCGGCGGGCTCGTGCTCGGCGTCGCGCAGACCGTCGGCGCCCAGATCGACCCGGCCTACGGCGTCCTCGCCGGCCACCTGGTCTTCCTCGTCGTGCTCCTGTTCCGACCCCAGGGCCTGCTCCCGAAGGCGGTGGCCGCATGA
- a CDS encoding FAD-dependent oxidoreductase, with protein sequence MPVFDDGQQATEVPETEDVVTTDVLVVGSGPAGASAALFLSELGVDNIMITKYRWTANTPRAHITNQRAMEIFRDLGIEDQVLAEATPHELVGDTVFCTSIAGEEIGRIRTWGTRPDREGDYQLASPCLTVDIPQTYLEPILVRNATERGTQTRFSTEYLSHTQDDDGVTTIARDRLTGHEYKIRSKFLIGADGARTQVGADIDLPLEGAMDIAGSMNITFKADLAELVDHRPSVLYWVIQPGSNVGGIGTGLVRMVRPWDEWLIVWGYDINEPPPELTEEYAVKVIRDLLGMPGLEPEVTGYSLWGVNEMYATHAQKGRVFCAGDAIHRHPPSNGLGSNTSIQDSYNLAWKLAAVLQGYADPALLESYSTERTPVAKRIVTRANQSGREFGELFEALGVVGLEGEEMAKAIEERKANTPEGAAKRAALVTAMERKNYEFNAHGVELGQFYESDAIVSDGTRPAPSADEDLYHQMSTSPGAHLPHAWVGDNVEKHAMLDLAPYTRWTLITGVAGEAWEEAAADAKATFGIPLETVVIGPGRAVTDLYFDWAKLREVEESGAILVRPDKHVAWRAMSLPDDPGAALGAAVATLLGKA encoded by the coding sequence ATGCCAGTCTTCGACGACGGCCAACAAGCGACCGAGGTTCCTGAGACCGAGGACGTGGTGACCACCGACGTGCTCGTCGTCGGCTCCGGTCCGGCCGGTGCGTCCGCCGCGCTCTTCCTGAGCGAGCTCGGCGTCGACAACATCATGATCACGAAATACCGCTGGACCGCGAACACCCCGCGCGCGCACATCACCAACCAGCGCGCGATGGAGATCTTCCGCGACCTGGGTATCGAGGATCAGGTGCTGGCGGAGGCGACTCCCCACGAGCTGGTCGGTGACACCGTCTTCTGCACCAGCATCGCCGGCGAGGAGATCGGCCGGATCCGCACCTGGGGCACGCGCCCCGACCGCGAGGGCGACTACCAGCTCGCCTCCCCCTGCCTCACCGTCGACATCCCGCAGACCTACCTCGAGCCGATCCTGGTGCGCAACGCGACCGAGCGCGGCACCCAGACCCGGTTCTCCACCGAATACCTCTCCCACACCCAGGACGACGACGGCGTCACCACGATCGCGCGTGACCGGCTCACCGGCCACGAGTACAAGATCCGGTCGAAGTTCCTCATCGGCGCCGACGGCGCCCGCACCCAGGTGGGCGCCGACATCGACCTCCCGCTCGAGGGCGCGATGGACATCGCCGGCTCGATGAACATCACCTTCAAGGCCGACCTCGCCGAGCTCGTCGACCACCGCCCCTCGGTCCTCTACTGGGTCATCCAGCCCGGCTCGAACGTCGGCGGAATCGGCACCGGCCTGGTGCGGATGGTGCGCCCCTGGGACGAGTGGCTGATCGTGTGGGGCTACGACATCAACGAGCCGCCGCCGGAGCTGACCGAGGAGTACGCGGTAAAGGTGATCCGCGACCTGCTCGGCATGCCCGGCCTGGAGCCTGAGGTGACCGGCTACTCGCTGTGGGGCGTCAACGAGATGTACGCGACCCACGCCCAGAAGGGCCGGGTCTTCTGTGCCGGCGACGCCATCCACCGCCACCCGCCGTCGAACGGTCTCGGCTCCAACACCTCGATCCAGGACTCCTACAACCTGGCCTGGAAGCTCGCCGCAGTGCTGCAGGGCTATGCCGATCCGGCGCTCCTGGAGTCCTACTCCACCGAGCGCACCCCGGTCGCCAAGCGCATCGTCACCCGGGCCAACCAGTCGGGGCGCGAGTTCGGCGAGCTCTTCGAGGCGCTCGGCGTCGTCGGTCTCGAGGGTGAGGAGATGGCGAAGGCGATCGAGGAGCGCAAGGCCAACACCCCTGAGGGCGCCGCCAAGCGCGCTGCGCTGGTCACTGCGATGGAGCGGAAGAACTACGAGTTCAACGCCCACGGGGTCGAGCTCGGCCAGTTCTACGAGTCCGACGCGATCGTCTCCGACGGCACCCGGCCCGCGCCGAGCGCCGACGAAGACCTCTACCACCAGATGTCGACCTCGCCGGGGGCCCACCTTCCGCATGCCTGGGTCGGTGACAACGTCGAGAAGCACGCGATGCTCGACCTCGCGCCCTACACCCGATGGACGCTGATCACCGGCGTCGCGGGCGAGGCCTGGGAGGAGGCCGCGGCCGACGCCAAGGCGACCTTCGGGATCCCGCTCGAGACCGTCGTGATCGGCCCCGGACGAGCGGTCACCGACCTCTACTTCGACTGGGCCAAGCTGCGCGAGGTCGAGGAGTCGGGCGCTATCCTGGTACGCCCCGACAAGCATGTCGCCTGGCGCGCGATGTCGCTCCCCGACGACCCGGGCGCCGCCCTGGGGGCCGCGGTCGCGACCCTGCTGGGCAAGGCCTGA
- a CDS encoding dioxygenase has product MSDVSPEQQEVEQTLVDTVVASFDACEDPRLKEVMVSLVKHLHGFIRDVRLTEEEWGSAIEFLTKAGHITDDVRQEFILLSDTLGASMQTININNEAYADATEATVFGPFFVDDSPAIELGGDMAFGAPGEPCWVTGTVTDTDGSPLAGAKIEVWEADEDGLYDVQRDADTRAARAHLFTDAEGGYRFWGLTPTPYPIPDDGPVGKMLAAVGRSPLRASHLHFMVTHEGCRTLVTHIFPEGDPIGRKDTVFGVKDSLIKQFPQHPAGTPTPDGRAVEGTWSQVRFDIVLAPAVTETR; this is encoded by the coding sequence ATGAGCGACGTATCCCCCGAGCAGCAGGAGGTCGAGCAGACCCTGGTCGACACCGTGGTCGCGTCCTTCGACGCCTGCGAGGACCCGCGCCTGAAGGAGGTCATGGTCTCGCTGGTCAAGCACCTGCACGGCTTCATCCGCGACGTACGCCTCACCGAGGAGGAGTGGGGCTCGGCCATCGAGTTCCTGACCAAGGCCGGCCACATCACCGACGACGTCCGCCAGGAGTTCATCCTCCTCTCCGACACCCTCGGCGCCTCGATGCAGACGATCAACATCAACAACGAGGCGTACGCCGACGCGACCGAGGCCACCGTCTTCGGCCCGTTCTTCGTGGACGACTCCCCGGCGATCGAGCTCGGCGGCGACATGGCCTTCGGCGCCCCGGGCGAGCCGTGCTGGGTGACCGGCACGGTCACCGACACCGACGGGAGCCCGCTGGCCGGAGCCAAGATCGAGGTCTGGGAGGCCGACGAAGACGGGCTCTACGACGTGCAGCGCGACGCGGACACACGTGCGGCCCGGGCGCACCTGTTCACCGACGCCGAGGGCGGCTACCGGTTCTGGGGGCTGACGCCCACGCCGTACCCGATCCCCGACGACGGCCCCGTGGGGAAGATGCTGGCCGCGGTCGGACGCTCGCCGCTGCGCGCCTCGCACCTGCACTTCATGGTCACCCACGAGGGCTGCCGCACGCTGGTCACCCACATCTTCCCCGAGGGCGACCCTATCGGCCGGAAGGACACCGTCTTCGGGGTCAAGGACTCGCTGATCAAGCAGTTCCCCCAGCATCCTGCGGGCACCCCGACCCCCGACGGCCGTGCCGTCGAAGGCACCTGGTCGCAGGTGCGCTTCGACATCGTCCTCGCCCCGGCGGTCACTGAGACGAGGTAG
- a CDS encoding Clp protease N-terminal domain-containing protein: MTNSPDPTLKAVRLDTLIDSIKKARDEPLDQLADAMVVGEHLGEVADHLIGHFVDQARRSGASWTDIGTRMGVTKQAAQKRYVPKAGDQALDPNAGFAKFTPRARTVVVTAQAEARKASNAETGVPHLVLGLLAEPEGVAGHAIRGQDVTLDAVRDAATAATPAPYGEVGEMIPFTADAKKVLELTFREALRLEHSYVGTEHILLALLEHEDGTGILHQAGLEKPATEQSITSILDSLTP, translated from the coding sequence ATGACCAACAGCCCAGACCCCACCCTCAAGGCCGTACGCCTCGACACCCTCATCGACTCGATCAAGAAGGCTCGCGACGAACCGCTCGACCAGCTGGCCGACGCGATGGTCGTCGGCGAGCACCTGGGCGAGGTCGCCGACCACCTGATCGGCCACTTCGTCGACCAAGCCCGCCGCTCCGGCGCCTCCTGGACCGACATCGGCACCCGGATGGGGGTGACGAAGCAGGCGGCCCAGAAGCGGTATGTCCCGAAGGCCGGTGACCAGGCGCTCGACCCGAACGCCGGGTTCGCGAAGTTCACCCCGCGTGCCCGCACGGTCGTGGTCACCGCCCAGGCGGAGGCCCGCAAGGCGAGCAACGCCGAGACCGGGGTGCCTCACCTGGTCCTCGGCCTCCTCGCCGAGCCCGAGGGCGTCGCCGGCCACGCGATCCGGGGGCAGGACGTCACCCTCGACGCGGTGCGGGACGCGGCCACCGCGGCCACCCCGGCACCGTACGGCGAGGTCGGCGAGATGATCCCGTTCACCGCCGACGCCAAGAAGGTGCTCGAGCTGACCTTCCGCGAGGCCCTGCGTCTCGAGCACTCCTACGTCGGCACCGAGCACATCCTGCTTGCCCTCCTCGAGCACGAGGACGGCACCGGCATCCTCCACCAGGCCGGGCTCGAGAAGCCCGCGACCGAGCAGAGCATCACCTCGATCCTCGACTCGCTGACCCCGTAG
- a CDS encoding type II toxin-antitoxin system Phd/YefM family antitoxin: MTWQLQEAKQRFSEVVREAVAGSPQTITKHGEEVAVVVSIDDYRRMSGPKISFAEYLLSGPTIDDLDIERDRSLPREIDLDELI, from the coding sequence ATGACATGGCAACTCCAAGAGGCCAAGCAGCGGTTCAGTGAGGTCGTACGCGAGGCGGTGGCCGGTTCTCCGCAGACGATCACCAAGCATGGTGAGGAGGTGGCGGTCGTCGTGAGCATCGACGATTACCGACGGATGTCCGGGCCGAAGATCTCGTTCGCCGAGTATCTGCTCAGTGGGCCGACGATCGATGATCTCGACATCGAGCGTGACCGCTCGCTTCCTCGTGAGATCGACCTGGACGAATTGATATGA
- a CDS encoding branched-chain amino acid ABC transporter permease codes for MTVNTTGTPKVVRGGWSSLAGGGVLAAVVVFLAAAPWFVFSPGDVTNLVTLFALIILGTTWNLMAGYGGLVSIGQQAFIGAGGYGVIVLADVVGLPVPVAVVAAGVVCAALALPTSFLLFRLVGGYFAIGTWVVAEVFKLVTQELPAFGGGSGLSLTAFQGVDRVTRIATVYYLALVLAVLVVLATYVLMRSRVGLGLTAIRDDAVAAASLGVTVRRSQRIVYVAASGGAGLAGALIAINGLRVSPDSVYSVQYTAFMIFIVVIGGLGTIEGPILGAVIFFALQQALDSYGTWYLIALGAVAIAVVLLAPKGLWGLASRGRYEVFPVGHAVTIPGATAK; via the coding sequence ATGACTGTGAACACGACAGGAACCCCGAAGGTCGTACGCGGCGGCTGGTCGTCGCTGGCCGGCGGCGGTGTCCTGGCCGCGGTCGTGGTGTTCCTGGCCGCGGCGCCGTGGTTCGTCTTCAGCCCGGGCGACGTGACGAACCTGGTCACGCTCTTCGCGCTGATCATCCTCGGCACGACCTGGAACCTGATGGCCGGCTATGGCGGGCTGGTCTCGATCGGCCAGCAGGCGTTCATCGGCGCCGGCGGCTACGGCGTGATCGTGCTCGCCGACGTCGTCGGGCTGCCGGTCCCGGTGGCCGTCGTGGCGGCCGGCGTGGTCTGCGCGGCTCTCGCGCTGCCCACCTCGTTCCTGCTGTTCCGGCTGGTCGGAGGCTACTTCGCGATCGGCACCTGGGTGGTGGCCGAGGTGTTCAAGCTGGTCACCCAGGAGCTGCCCGCCTTCGGCGGCGGCTCCGGCCTCTCGCTCACCGCCTTCCAGGGCGTCGACCGGGTGACCCGGATCGCGACGGTCTACTACCTGGCGCTCGTGCTGGCCGTGCTCGTGGTGCTCGCGACGTACGTCCTGATGCGCTCGCGCGTCGGCCTCGGTCTGACCGCGATCCGTGACGACGCCGTCGCGGCCGCGTCCCTCGGCGTCACCGTGCGGCGCTCGCAGCGGATCGTCTACGTCGCGGCCTCGGGCGGAGCCGGTCTGGCCGGCGCCCTGATCGCGATCAACGGGCTGCGGGTCTCGCCCGACTCGGTCTACTCGGTGCAGTACACCGCCTTCATGATCTTCATCGTGGTCATCGGCGGGCTGGGCACGATCGAGGGTCCGATCCTGGGCGCGGTGATCTTCTTCGCGCTGCAGCAGGCGCTCGACTCCTACGGCACCTGGTATCTCATCGCTCTCGGCGCGGTCGCGATCGCTGTCGTGCTGCTGGCGCCGAAGGGTCTGTGGGGCCTGGCCTCGCGCGGGCGCTACGAGGTCTTCCCGGTGGGTCATGCGGTCACGATTCCCGGCGCCACGGCGAAGTAG